The proteins below come from a single Papaver somniferum cultivar HN1 chromosome 11, ASM357369v1, whole genome shotgun sequence genomic window:
- the LOC113323071 gene encoding histone deacetylase HDT2-like isoform X1, which produces MEFWGVEVKPGQSYKVAPVEEKVLHLSQSCIGEVKKGKEETVVVYAKIDNQKHVIAHLSADKFPQISHDLVFEKEFELSHSSKNGSIYFTGYMSVLGDSDDEGGFLTDSDEDDMPVEDFPVDIKENGKAAKPDASAPKKVKVVDPKADDEDDSDESDSDGSDSDEDEDMEGSDSDDGESSDEEEEPTPTPKGKKRPAEGANKKSTPGDKKAKLETPQKSGADGKKGGAVHQGTPYPKGGKTPASGGNKSNKSLKSTGSVSCNSCSKAFGTDSALQAHSKAKHGK; this is translated from the exons ATGGAGTTTTGGG GTGTTGAAGTCAAGCCTGGACAGAGCTACAAGGTTGCTCCTGTAGAAGAAAAAGTCTTGCATCTTTCACAG TCATGTATCGGTGAAGTGAAGAAGGGAAAGGAGGAAACAGTGGTTGTGTATGCAAAGATTGATAACCAAAAGCATGTGATTGCACACCTTAGTGCTGATAAGTTCCCTCAGATATCTCATGATTTGGTGTTCGAGAAGGAATTTGAGCTATCCCACAGCTCAAAGAATGGAAGCATCTACTTCACTGGATATATGTCTGTCCTTGGAGATTCTGATGATGAAGGTGGTTTTCTTACAGATTCTGATGAGGATGATATGCCTGTTGAGGATTTCCCTGTTGACATTAAGGAGAATGGAAAGGCTGCCAAACCTGATGCTTCTGCACCTAAGAAGGTGAAGGTTGTTGACCCCAaggctgatgatgaggatgattctGACGAATCTGATTCTGATGGTTccgattctgatgaagatgag GATATGGAGGGGAGTGATAGTGATGATGGCGAGAGctcggatgaagaagaagagccaACTCCTACTCCTAAG GGAAAGAAGAGACCTGCTGAAGGTGCTAACAAGAAGTCCACCCCTGGTGACAAAAAGGCTAAACTAGAGACTCCTCAGAAGTCTG GTGCTGATGGCAAGAAAGGTGGCGCTGTTCATCAAGGTACTCCTTACCCCAAGGGAGGAAAGACCCCTGCAAGTGGAGGCAACAAGTCAAACAAATCTCTAAAATCTACTGGGTCAGTTTCATGCAATTCTTGTAGCAA GGCATTCGGTACTGACTCTGCTCTCCAGGCACACTCAAAGGCTAAACACGGCAAGTGA
- the LOC113323071 gene encoding histone deacetylase HDT1-like isoform X2, protein MEFWGVEVKPGQSYKVAPVEEKVLHLSQSCIGEVKKGKEETVVVYAKIDNQKHVIAHLSADKFPQISHDLVFEKEFELSHSSKNGSIYFTGYMSVLGDSDDEGGFLTDSDEDDMPVEDFPVDIKENGKAAKPDASAPKKVKVVDPKADDEDDSDESDSDGSDSDEDEDMEGSDSDDGESSDEEEEPTPTPKGKKRPAEGANKKSTPGDKKAKLETPQKSGADGKKGGAVHQGTPYPKGGKTPASGGNKSNKSLKSTGAFGTDSALQAHSKAKHGK, encoded by the exons ATGGAGTTTTGGG GTGTTGAAGTCAAGCCTGGACAGAGCTACAAGGTTGCTCCTGTAGAAGAAAAAGTCTTGCATCTTTCACAG TCATGTATCGGTGAAGTGAAGAAGGGAAAGGAGGAAACAGTGGTTGTGTATGCAAAGATTGATAACCAAAAGCATGTGATTGCACACCTTAGTGCTGATAAGTTCCCTCAGATATCTCATGATTTGGTGTTCGAGAAGGAATTTGAGCTATCCCACAGCTCAAAGAATGGAAGCATCTACTTCACTGGATATATGTCTGTCCTTGGAGATTCTGATGATGAAGGTGGTTTTCTTACAGATTCTGATGAGGATGATATGCCTGTTGAGGATTTCCCTGTTGACATTAAGGAGAATGGAAAGGCTGCCAAACCTGATGCTTCTGCACCTAAGAAGGTGAAGGTTGTTGACCCCAaggctgatgatgaggatgattctGACGAATCTGATTCTGATGGTTccgattctgatgaagatgag GATATGGAGGGGAGTGATAGTGATGATGGCGAGAGctcggatgaagaagaagagccaACTCCTACTCCTAAG GGAAAGAAGAGACCTGCTGAAGGTGCTAACAAGAAGTCCACCCCTGGTGACAAAAAGGCTAAACTAGAGACTCCTCAGAAGTCTG GTGCTGATGGCAAGAAAGGTGGCGCTGTTCATCAAGGTACTCCTTACCCCAAGGGAGGAAAGACCCCTGCAAGTGGAGGCAACAAGTCAAACAAATCTCTAAAATCTACTGG GGCATTCGGTACTGACTCTGCTCTCCAGGCACACTCAAAGGCTAAACACGGCAAGTGA